One stretch of Bacteroidales bacterium DNA includes these proteins:
- a CDS encoding DUF4982 domain-containing protein, which yields MKHITLILSFLFCISFSHAQKKPVAVQKSQRVEKIINSQWTFNYFPNESADKGYESPGTDDSKWIAVSLPHTWSTYETTGELHPFIRNASENDNPYWWTGWGWYRKHFSVNKEFEGRRVFIEFEGVQKYCKVWINGKYLGDHKGGYGSFDFDITSHLKPGADNVIAIAVNNRQKDQFKIPPMAAGNFNVYGGIYRDVTIVLKNNLYIPMQGSASHEGGTFVTTPSVNEKEATVRVQTWVKNDNPAKKSCTLQTTIFDAANKMIQVIKTTSDIAPGQLYKFDQTFKPVKNPRLWSNESPYLYRVFSEVIDGKDLVDTYNSPLGFRWFRWDYKENFLYVNGKKMILNGGNRHQEYPWLGDAIPKWITDMDFKDIAENLNYNFMRTAHYPNDKYVYDLTDRYGIVIDEESPSIKNQDFSPEVQEQQMKEMIRRDRNHPSIMFWGMGNETNRAVDSKFAVAEDTTRILTARRVSDGSAGKFVKHTDDNLPLENLLRCTIRGWYNKDVKDLEPSDGQHSGTEEHQQNMLKASGLFGTGNLSTWLYADHGADREYLNSPLLHVNPKGYVDTYRIPKYAYYFWQATYSKKPMAFIQPHFWRTQYLGQKKDIVVNSNCDKVELKVNGVSKGTQIPDAANFHSVTFKDIIVEKGTVTAVATKNGLNITAQVVMADDPAKIVLTSSHKKFTADRGSVAIITADIVDGKGNHVYGANNSVKWTISGPAVLVGPSAYESDIYRHHEMEGVWYIDMPVSNVIRSTGKPGKIRVTVSAGGLASGSFEIDAEAFVPDNSVITEPVLDDENRKKVAKLILTPGRLEETPREIKLTVDEIKLSSSDRMGYAKTIRESIKKNNPAVDTTIVEFRALVSLFSKHLLNNNGQLIADDYNFNVDHYNTCRLIAGYIAATKLPPLYKDAMRKYYANLIITKGAERDPGDEMNWLNWIPSGGTVVISTSGENIPAVKGAIMTNKTELADLIAIVHTGFPKFSDEAKERALLFISQMNPYIHPTSVSEKDKDGNLVTKISYKAEKGQMILIPLLKFIAE from the coding sequence ATGAAACATATAACGTTAATTTTATCTTTTTTATTCTGCATATCTTTTTCCCATGCACAGAAAAAACCTGTAGCTGTTCAGAAAAGCCAGAGGGTAGAGAAAATAATAAACTCTCAATGGACATTCAATTATTTTCCTAATGAATCAGCCGATAAAGGATATGAATCTCCCGGGACAGATGATTCAAAGTGGATTGCTGTCAGTTTGCCCCATACCTGGAGTACATACGAGACTACAGGAGAACTGCATCCCTTTATAAGAAATGCTTCGGAAAACGACAATCCTTACTGGTGGACCGGATGGGGATGGTACCGTAAACACTTTTCAGTTAATAAAGAATTCGAAGGCAGAAGGGTTTTTATTGAATTTGAAGGTGTTCAGAAGTATTGCAAAGTATGGATTAACGGAAAATATCTCGGCGATCATAAAGGCGGGTATGGCTCGTTTGATTTTGATATAACATCTCATCTTAAACCCGGCGCCGATAATGTAATAGCCATTGCAGTTAACAACCGGCAAAAGGATCAGTTTAAAATTCCTCCAATGGCGGCAGGTAATTTCAATGTGTATGGTGGTATTTATCGCGATGTCACTATCGTTTTGAAGAATAATCTGTATATACCAATGCAGGGATCGGCAAGTCATGAGGGCGGAACATTTGTTACAACCCCTTCTGTAAACGAAAAAGAGGCAACTGTCAGGGTTCAGACCTGGGTTAAGAATGATAATCCGGCAAAGAAATCTTGCACATTACAGACAACGATATTCGATGCTGCCAATAAGATGATTCAGGTTATTAAAACTACGTCAGATATTGCACCCGGACAGCTTTATAAATTTGATCAGACTTTCAAGCCTGTAAAAAATCCACGATTATGGTCGAATGAATCACCGTATTTGTACAGGGTATTCTCTGAAGTAATAGATGGAAAAGACCTTGTTGATACTTATAACAGTCCTCTTGGTTTTCGCTGGTTCAGATGGGATTATAAAGAAAATTTCCTTTATGTTAACGGTAAGAAAATGATTTTAAACGGAGGAAACCGTCACCAGGAATATCCATGGCTGGGAGACGCAATCCCAAAATGGATAACCGACATGGACTTCAAAGATATAGCTGAAAATCTGAATTATAACTTCATGCGTACAGCTCATTATCCTAACGATAAGTATGTCTATGATCTGACTGACAGGTATGGTATTGTAATTGATGAAGAATCACCCAGCATAAAGAATCAGGATTTTTCACCTGAAGTCCAGGAACAACAGATGAAAGAAATGATCAGACGCGACAGGAACCACCCCAGCATAATGTTCTGGGGCATGGGCAATGAAACAAACCGTGCAGTAGATTCAAAATTTGCGGTTGCTGAAGATACTACCAGGATCCTAACGGCACGACGTGTTTCTGATGGATCAGCTGGGAAATTTGTAAAACATACCGACGATAATCTTCCGCTTGAGAACCTCTTAAGATGTACGATCAGGGGATGGTATAATAAAGATGTAAAAGACCTTGAGCCTTCAGACGGACAGCATAGCGGGACAGAAGAACATCAGCAGAATATGCTCAAAGCCAGCGGTCTGTTTGGAACTGGAAATCTATCCACATGGTTGTATGCTGATCATGGGGCAGACCGTGAATATCTCAATTCACCGCTTCTGCATGTAAATCCAAAAGGTTATGTTGATACCTACAGGATACCCAAATATGCCTACTATTTCTGGCAGGCCACTTATTCAAAAAAGCCTATGGCGTTCATCCAGCCTCATTTCTGGAGAACACAATATCTCGGACAAAAAAAGGATATCGTTGTAAACTCTAACTGCGATAAGGTTGAACTTAAAGTGAATGGTGTAAGCAAAGGAACTCAGATCCCGGATGCCGCTAATTTCCACAGTGTTACATTCAAGGATATAATTGTTGAAAAAGGAACTGTAACAGCAGTTGCAACTAAAAACGGTTTAAATATCACTGCCCAGGTTGTTATGGCAGATGACCCTGCAAAAATAGTACTGACATCTTCTCACAAAAAGTTTACCGCTGACAGAGGTTCGGTAGCCATCATTACTGCTGATATAGTTGATGGGAAAGGAAATCATGTCTATGGTGCAAATAATTCAGTGAAGTGGACTATATCAGGACCTGCTGTATTAGTCGGGCCATCAGCATATGAATCAGATATTTACCGTCATCATGAGATGGAGGGAGTCTGGTACATTGATATGCCGGTTTCAAATGTGATTAGGTCGACAGGAAAACCGGGGAAGATCCGGGTAACTGTATCTGCAGGCGGTCTGGCTTCAGGTTCGTTTGAAATTGATGCTGAGGCTTTTGTTCCCGATAATTCGGTAATAACTGAACCTGTTCTTGATGATGAGAATCGGAAAAAAGTAGCAAAGCTCATTCTGACTCCAGGTCGTCTGGAAGAGACTCCGCGTGAAATAAAACTAACAGTTGATGAAATAAAACTGTCCTCCTCAGACAGAATGGGATATGCAAAAACGATTCGTGAATCAATAAAGAAGAACAATCCGGCTGTTGATACCACTATTGTTGAGTTCAGGGCCCTTGTTTCATTATTCTCCAAGCACCTGTTAAATAATAATGGTCAATTGATTGCCGATGATTACAATTTCAATGTTGATCATTACAATACCTGCCGTCTGATTGCAGGATATATTGCAGCCACAAAACTGCCTCCTCTGTACAAGGATGCAATGAGGAAATATTATGCAAATCTGATAATTACAAAAGGAGCGGAAAGAGATCCGGGTGATGAGATGAACTGGCTGAACTGGATTCCATCAGGCGGTACAGTAGTGATTTCAACAAGTGGAGAAAATATACCAGCTGTGAAGGGTGCAATAATGACAAATAAGACCGAATTGGCTGATCTGATCGCAATCGTTCATACAGGCTTCCCGAAATTCAGTGACGAAGCTAAGGAACGGGCACTGTTATTCATTTCACAGATGAATCCTTATATCCACCCGACTTCCGTAAGCGAAAAAGATAAGGATGGTAATCTGGTGACAAAAATCTCGTATAAAGCGGAAAAGGGACAGATGATTTTAATACCGTTACTGAAGTTTATTGCAGAATAG
- a CDS encoding DUF1735 domain-containing protein has product MKKILALIVLSIVMVSCYEEYLLDYPITSIYFPFQQDVRTFVVGEGMKIEVGVALGGVKQNEKDRNVSFILDPLLVTPTRLLSMQSSSWSYIKDATAPVAALQQLPSNYYQMTPSTTTMVIKAGWHGGTVVIKADSTSFLNDSLKTIMSTYVLPFKITAADADSVLYAKKTNVIGVKFENMLFGNYWHGGAAVINRPLKSDTTIYYKTTIPTQENLIWTLTTAGPSTLTCNGYYKNTVVVGKKQFSLTKKGTKLYLSPVAGASQVFTQDGECTYNNSKLLQERKIILKYKYTETASPFYTYHCTDTLTFRNRIRDGINEWQDENPSHYTK; this is encoded by the coding sequence ATGAAAAAAATATTAGCTTTAATAGTTCTTTCGATAGTGATGGTTTCATGCTACGAAGAATACCTTCTCGACTACCCCATCACTTCGATATATTTCCCCTTTCAGCAGGATGTACGTACATTCGTTGTTGGAGAAGGAATGAAAATTGAAGTAGGTGTAGCTCTCGGAGGCGTAAAACAGAATGAGAAGGACCGTAACGTTTCCTTCATCCTCGACCCTTTACTGGTTACTCCCACGCGACTCTTAAGTATGCAGAGTTCATCATGGAGTTATATCAAAGATGCAACTGCACCAGTTGCTGCTCTTCAGCAGTTACCTTCCAATTATTATCAGATGACACCCAGCACCACCACAATGGTAATCAAGGCGGGATGGCATGGAGGAACAGTTGTCATAAAGGCTGATTCAACAAGCTTTTTGAATGATTCCCTGAAAACAATTATGTCAACTTATGTTCTTCCTTTTAAAATTACAGCAGCAGATGCAGACTCAGTTCTTTATGCAAAGAAGACAAATGTTATAGGTGTAAAGTTTGAAAACATGCTGTTCGGTAATTACTGGCATGGTGGTGCAGCAGTGATCAACAGACCTTTAAAGAGCGATACCACAATCTATTACAAGACTACTATTCCGACGCAGGAGAACCTGATATGGACACTTACAACTGCAGGGCCCAGCACTCTTACATGCAATGGATATTATAAGAACACGGTAGTAGTTGGTAAAAAGCAGTTTAGCCTGACTAAAAAAGGGACTAAGCTCTATCTCAGTCCTGTAGCTGGTGCATCACAGGTTTTCACTCAGGATGGAGAATGTACCTATAATAATTCAAAATTATTACAGGAGAGAAAGATCATACTTAAATACAAGTATACTGAAACTGCATCGCCTTTCTATACCTATCATTGCACTGATACTCTCACTTTCCGTAACAGGATACGTGATGGTATCAACGAATGGCAGGATGAGAATCCTTCGCATTATACGAAATAA
- a CDS encoding RagB/SusD family nutrient uptake outer membrane protein produces MASCEDYLDPWPNGNYDSETIWDYQNLVQGLINRCYDNIAEASVGGSTRNYNNNEGVYLDGVTDDAVLTSSTNVMRRYALNTMTTSQDPFQGYWDRDYRSIAQCNIFLHDRRGYNTRYLVKDSYNDQMRTRLQGEAFALRAWFQWDLLQKFGGKGVNGVMLGFPIVTEVFDVNDEINLARNTYDECVKQIIADCDSAMKYLPLAHRDFLYPAGTDLSYLGGKYWGRFDDIATLGIKANVYLTWASPRFNPGNDVARWDSAAKNAQKIINFKLTTDNISSSNSFRATDPVIFTNPNSPEIVFATRYNTGNTAMERMFYPGGFQGNGEIGATQDLVNSFGMANGRPITDPLSGYNPANPYAGRDPRFYSVIFYNTAQAKKLTGGATMYTFENWNEGPTVGKDAAGTRSDNSLTNYHIKKFVYMNTNWSDATVLSAPHSKFIYRWAHFVLIYAEAANHVTKNPNTALYGGLTPKAALKYLRVRKTYDNATGLPAADPYLDAQTTEAAFDALVKNERRIETCFEGMRFYDLRRWTTDADWQSVINVPVHGAYITQVAGTPVTYTYNLNYVVENRNLPSPYNPIPYNEIMRMSKLVQNEGWPSWN; encoded by the coding sequence ATGGCTTCGTGTGAAGATTATCTCGATCCGTGGCCAAACGGGAACTATGACAGTGAAACCATCTGGGACTACCAGAACCTCGTACAGGGTTTAATTAACAGGTGTTATGACAATATCGCCGAAGCCAGTGTAGGGGGATCTACAAGGAACTATAATAACAATGAGGGTGTTTACCTTGACGGCGTCACCGATGATGCTGTTCTGACCAGTTCCACAAACGTGATGAGACGATATGCCCTGAATACAATGACCACCTCACAGGATCCTTTCCAGGGTTACTGGGACCGTGACTACAGGTCTATTGCCCAGTGCAATATCTTCCTGCACGACAGACGCGGTTACAATACAAGGTATCTTGTAAAAGACTCTTATAATGATCAGATGAGGACCCGGTTACAGGGTGAAGCTTTTGCTCTGAGAGCATGGTTTCAATGGGATCTTCTTCAGAAATTCGGAGGAAAAGGTGTCAACGGCGTGATGCTTGGTTTTCCAATCGTTACTGAAGTATTCGATGTTAACGACGAAATCAACCTTGCACGTAATACTTATGATGAATGTGTAAAGCAGATTATTGCTGACTGCGATTCAGCTATGAAGTATCTTCCCCTGGCTCACAGAGATTTTCTGTACCCGGCTGGTACCGACTTAAGTTATCTTGGTGGTAAGTACTGGGGTCGTTTTGATGATATAGCAACACTTGGTATTAAAGCTAATGTCTATCTCACCTGGGCATCACCAAGGTTCAATCCCGGCAACGACGTTGCACGCTGGGACAGCGCTGCAAAAAACGCACAGAAGATAATAAACTTCAAGCTGACAACTGATAATATTTCCAGTTCCAACAGCTTCAGGGCTACAGATCCTGTAATATTTACCAATCCAAATTCACCTGAAATCGTGTTTGCCACAAGGTACAATACCGGTAACACAGCTATGGAGAGAATGTTTTATCCTGGCGGTTTCCAGGGTAATGGCGAGATTGGAGCAACCCAGGATCTTGTAAACTCATTTGGAATGGCAAATGGCCGCCCAATTACAGATCCTCTAAGCGGCTATAATCCGGCTAATCCTTATGCTGGTCGTGATCCGAGGTTTTATAGCGTAATTTTCTATAATACGGCACAGGCTAAAAAACTTACAGGAGGAGCCACAATGTACACTTTCGAGAACTGGAATGAAGGTCCTACAGTCGGTAAAGATGCTGCGGGGACCAGATCGGACAACAGTCTGACAAATTACCACATCAAGAAATTTGTGTATATGAATACTAACTGGTCAGATGCTACAGTATTATCAGCTCCGCATTCTAAGTTTATCTATCGCTGGGCACATTTTGTACTTATCTATGCTGAAGCAGCCAACCATGTAACAAAAAATCCAAATACAGCTTTGTATGGAGGACTAACACCAAAAGCTGCTCTTAAGTACCTGCGCGTCAGAAAGACTTACGATAATGCAACAGGACTGCCTGCTGCTGATCCATATCTCGATGCTCAGACAACCGAAGCAGCCTTTGATGCTCTTGTAAAGAATGAAAGAAGGATTGAAACCTGCTTCGAGGGGATGAGATTTTATGACCTTCGCCGCTGGACAACTGATGCCGACTGGCAAAGTGTGATAAATGTACCTGTTCACGGTGCTTATATCACTCAGGTTGCCGGAACTCCGGTTACATATACATACAATCTGAATTATGTAGTTGAAAACCGGAATCTTCCTTCTCCTTACAATCCCATTCCTTATAATGAGATAATGAGAATGAGCAAACTGGTACAGAATGAAGGATGGCCTTCATGGAACTAA
- a CDS encoding SusC/RagA family TonB-linked outer membrane protein produces MRFKNIFYQKVRFAGLFLIVFILSWPVNAQVQNEKKARQLFDVVLKVTDESGTPIANAKVVVGEGLIHTQSDQDGTVTFKGYPESVVTITAPLYEKKVSPVIDLMQSKTVTLIHAKMHMTSDDDVALPFTTLKRRYLTGPETVIPGSYFLRYPSTDIRNSLTGISSMYDVRELDGSPGLHPMEGYQNLNLLSTSSMGATDKFGGMPYVMVDNMPTDLQEYVLDPAEIESATLVKGILGTTMYGPAATGGVLYIKTKYGTKNERMLHVDVEKGVSVVDRMPGYVLGADYATLHNQARVNSGLPELYTSAQIAGFAQNNGYDLQYPSADYANMMLDKTMEFQRVNMSSSGGNDIVQYNSYLGYAGEGDIINLGAKSDYNRVTTRQNVNVKINDQFTALFGFYGNLSFRRSPSYGFDPQYTSENTDNATLTITELPSILTDIHSTPPVAYPIWAYLDETTKPATPWYGVSALYPDNLIGNVVDQGYYTDRGRTGSSYLKLIYDADKFIKGLKSISSFAFNIHNTVRVGKTNDYLAYTVDPTTLALTRSSAHSLIKQTDLLKLMDYYFQRYSFNEVLSYDRTFANSTLQSTLTYNQLLTYINGVEEPQRARNTALSVMYSIKDKYSFQGVLNYAGTSVFDKDYRNILNWAFGGNYVISDEAFMSNIKAVNYLKLRVQGGISGNETFYQNLFYVDRWSSTSSTSTTTNWGFGALSSSPTWFGTTTDAAVTRSYLSRTGNPILTWEKRQELNAGFDAVLFNNKVTLDMTYYNWLVDGSISQVSNILPLVAGYNGARPYLNYNQTRYNALGIDLTYTEKFGDVTMVIGANATTSKGTRIKYDQPDYRFDYQDRIGKPSDAIFGQNYIGKFTSDADALVVPQLFDAVLKEGDLKYADMNEDGVVDDLDQGMIGHSSPRLYYGMNISLKYKNFDLFILGSGRAFYDIALTNPYFWNGWNSTDGSNNNYSNFTRDNIGGDYPRLTYNKVNNNFVVSEFWLRKGDFFKIQNIELAYTIPAEKLQFMGGRAVRIYVRGANLMTISKIKDVDPESINSGVTVYPLFKTISAGVKLNF; encoded by the coding sequence ATGAGATTTAAAAATATATTTTATCAAAAAGTCAGATTTGCCGGGCTCTTTCTTATTGTATTTATACTTTCATGGCCTGTAAATGCACAGGTGCAGAATGAAAAGAAAGCCAGGCAGCTGTTCGACGTCGTTCTTAAAGTTACTGATGAGAGCGGAACGCCGATTGCAAATGCTAAAGTGGTTGTGGGTGAAGGTCTCATCCATACCCAGTCAGACCAGGATGGTACTGTCACATTCAAGGGTTACCCTGAGAGTGTTGTTACCATTACCGCACCTCTATATGAGAAAAAAGTCAGCCCTGTTATTGACCTGATGCAGAGTAAGACTGTTACTCTGATCCATGCAAAAATGCACATGACATCCGATGACGATGTAGCATTGCCATTTACTACGTTGAAAAGGCGTTATCTAACCGGACCGGAAACAGTAATACCGGGCTCATATTTCTTACGGTATCCATCAACTGATATACGTAATTCGCTTACAGGTATATCTTCAATGTATGATGTCAGGGAACTGGATGGATCACCGGGCCTTCACCCGATGGAAGGATATCAGAACCTGAACCTGTTAAGTACAAGCTCTATGGGCGCTACTGATAAATTCGGTGGTATGCCTTACGTTATGGTTGACAATATGCCGACTGACTTGCAGGAGTATGTACTCGATCCAGCTGAGATAGAATCAGCTACTCTGGTAAAGGGTATCCTGGGAACTACGATGTACGGTCCTGCTGCAACTGGTGGTGTGCTTTATATTAAAACCAAGTATGGTACGAAAAATGAACGTATGCTGCACGTTGATGTAGAAAAAGGAGTAAGCGTTGTCGACCGTATGCCGGGCTACGTCCTGGGTGCTGATTATGCTACTCTGCATAATCAGGCGAGAGTTAACAGCGGTTTGCCAGAACTATACACCAGTGCTCAGATTGCAGGATTTGCCCAGAATAATGGTTACGATCTTCAGTATCCAAGTGCTGATTATGCAAACATGATGCTTGATAAAACGATGGAGTTTCAGAGAGTCAACATGTCATCTTCTGGAGGAAATGACATTGTTCAGTATAACTCATATCTTGGTTATGCAGGAGAGGGTGATATCATCAATCTGGGTGCAAAATCTGACTATAACAGGGTTACTACACGTCAGAATGTCAATGTAAAGATCAATGATCAGTTCACTGCATTATTCGGTTTTTATGGAAATCTGAGCTTCCGCCGTTCGCCAAGCTACGGATTCGACCCGCAGTATACATCAGAGAATACTGATAATGCTACACTTACTATCACTGAGTTACCATCAATTCTTACCGATATACACAGTACACCGCCTGTAGCATACCCGATATGGGCTTATCTCGATGAAACGACAAAGCCGGCAACACCATGGTATGGTGTAAGTGCACTGTACCCAGACAACCTTATAGGTAATGTTGTGGATCAGGGATACTATACCGACAGGGGCAGGACAGGTTCTTCCTATCTGAAACTTATTTACGATGCAGATAAATTCATAAAAGGACTCAAGTCAATAAGCTCTTTCGCATTCAATATTCACAATACTGTAAGGGTTGGAAAAACTAACGATTATCTTGCCTATACAGTTGATCCCACGACTCTGGCTTTAACAAGGTCCTCAGCTCACTCTCTGATTAAACAGACAGATCTTCTTAAGCTTATGGACTACTATTTCCAGCGCTATTCATTCAATGAAGTACTAAGTTACGACAGGACTTTTGCCAACAGCACTCTGCAATCAACACTGACTTATAATCAACTTCTTACCTATATAAACGGAGTTGAGGAGCCACAGCGTGCACGTAACACTGCACTTTCGGTTATGTATTCTATTAAGGACAAATACTCCTTCCAGGGAGTGCTCAATTATGCAGGGACATCAGTTTTTGACAAGGATTACAGGAATATTCTGAACTGGGCCTTCGGAGGAAACTACGTTATCTCAGATGAGGCATTTATGTCGAACATAAAAGCTGTAAATTATCTTAAGCTTCGTGTTCAGGGTGGTATTTCAGGAAATGAGACATTCTACCAGAATCTTTTCTATGTTGACAGATGGTCTTCCACTTCTTCTACCAGTACAACAACTAACTGGGGATTCGGTGCATTATCCTCGTCTCCGACATGGTTTGGTACCACAACTGATGCTGCTGTTACAAGATCATACCTTTCAAGAACAGGTAATCCAATCCTGACCTGGGAAAAAAGACAGGAGTTAAATGCAGGATTTGATGCTGTGTTATTTAATAATAAAGTCACTTTAGACATGACTTACTACAACTGGCTTGTTGATGGTTCTATTTCACAGGTTTCCAATATTTTGCCATTGGTTGCAGGATATAACGGAGCACGTCCATATTTAAATTACAACCAGACAAGGTACAATGCTCTTGGAATTGATCTTACATATACCGAGAAGTTTGGAGATGTTACTATGGTTATAGGTGCAAATGCAACTACCTCTAAAGGAACCAGAATAAAATATGATCAGCCTGACTATAGATTTGATTACCAGGACCGTATCGGAAAACCATCCGATGCAATTTTTGGTCAGAACTATATTGGGAAATTCACTTCAGATGCAGACGCACTTGTTGTACCTCAGTTATTTGATGCCGTTCTTAAGGAAGGAGATCTTAAATATGCGGATATGAATGAAGATGGTGTTGTTGATGACCTCGATCAGGGCATGATAGGCCATTCTTCACCCCGACTTTATTATGGTATGAATATTTCTCTGAAGTATAAGAATTTCGATCTGTTTATACTTGGATCTGGAAGAGCCTTCTATGATATCGCGCTTACGAATCCATATTTCTGGAATGGTTGGAATTCGACTGATGGAAGTAATAATAATTACTCAAACTTTACCAGAGACAATATAGGTGGAGATTATCCCAGGTTAACATACAATAAGGTTAATAATAACTTTGTGGTATCTGAGTTCTGGCTTAGAAAAGGAGATTTCTTCAAGATCCAGAATATTGAGCTTGCTTATACAATTCCTGCTGAGAAGCTTCAGTTCATGGGTGGACGTGCAGTAAGGATATACGTAAGAGGTGCAAATCTGATGACTATCTCGAAGATCAAAGATGTTGATCCTGAATCAATCAACTCAGGTGTTACGGTTTATCCGTTATTCAAGACCATCTCTGCCGGAGTTAAATTAAATTTTTAA